A DNA window from Bradyrhizobium sp. CCBAU 53421 contains the following coding sequences:
- a CDS encoding asparaginase — translation MTLHSLRSTRSARTIIGLAAALVVGLASPVIAQQSPAGGALARVLVLGTGGTIAGQANVRAGNAYDSGKVSAANLIAAIPGIDKLAQISAEQISSIGSQDMNDKVWFDLVKRIRSAIDNKEVDGVVITHGTDTMEETAFFLQNVLDTDMPVVLVGSMRPSTAIGADGPANLYEAMRVASAPESRGRGVLVVLNDTIHAARWVQKTNTTSVETFRSPDGGPVGYVDTGSLRFLQPVASVKGAKLKLPDAPPLPRVDIIYSHANMDAAEVEDAVKRGAKGIVLAGVGDGNSSKGAIDALAAAARQGVLVVRSTRVGSGYVNRNVEVEDDKLGFAVSLDLNPQKARVLLELLIANGITESAAVQQAFAR, via the coding sequence ATGACGCTGCACTCGCTTCGATCAACTCGTTCCGCGCGCACCATCATCGGCCTTGCCGCAGCCCTCGTGGTCGGGCTTGCGTCGCCGGTCATTGCACAGCAGTCGCCCGCCGGCGGCGCTCTGGCCCGCGTGCTCGTGCTCGGCACCGGCGGCACCATCGCGGGCCAGGCCAATGTGCGCGCCGGCAATGCCTACGATTCGGGCAAGGTCAGTGCGGCCAATCTGATCGCGGCCATTCCGGGCATCGACAAGCTCGCCCAGATCTCGGCCGAGCAGATCTCGTCGATCGGCTCGCAGGACATGAATGACAAGGTCTGGTTCGACCTCGTCAAGCGCATCCGTTCCGCGATCGACAACAAGGAGGTCGACGGCGTCGTCATCACGCATGGCACCGATACGATGGAGGAGACAGCGTTCTTCCTGCAGAACGTGCTGGACACCGACATGCCGGTGGTGCTGGTCGGATCGATGCGGCCCTCGACCGCGATCGGCGCCGACGGCCCCGCCAATCTCTACGAGGCGATGCGGGTCGCCTCCGCGCCGGAATCGCGGGGCCGCGGCGTGCTCGTGGTGCTCAACGATACCATCCATGCGGCGCGTTGGGTGCAGAAGACCAATACCACCAGCGTCGAGACGTTCCGTTCGCCGGATGGCGGTCCGGTCGGCTATGTCGACACCGGCTCGTTGCGCTTCCTGCAGCCGGTCGCGTCAGTCAAGGGTGCCAAGCTGAAGCTGCCGGACGCGCCACCACTGCCGCGGGTCGACATCATCTATTCGCACGCCAACATGGATGCCGCGGAGGTCGAGGATGCGGTCAAGCGCGGCGCCAAGGGCATCGTGCTGGCCGGCGTCGGTGACGGCAATTCGTCGAAAGGTGCGATCGATGCGCTGGCGGCGGCGGCGAGGCAGGGTGTCCTGGTGGTGCGTTCGACCCGGGTCGGCTCGGGCTATGTCAACCGCAACGTCGAGGTCGAAGACGACAAGCTCGGCTTCGCGGTCTCGCTCGATCTCAACCCGCAGAAGGCGCGCGTGCTGCTTGAGCTCCTGATCGCAAACGGCATCACGGAGTCCGCGGCAGTTCAACAGGCGTTCGCGCGGTAG
- a CDS encoding sigma factor-like helix-turn-helix DNA-binding protein has product MMQGAKAGNKTAQQFRDAALPWLDDAYAFAQVLMRTEADAEQAVQDCYLRALRQFDGFRGTAIRPWLLAILKTVCQEKRGEKLGGRVAADDAGNKDKSGRRVTPTIRQLIGELPAPLGEVIALREMIDLSYKEIAEVTGVPVTTVMSRIAEARGLLLAARRAAARAAPEASPASGTSKPTIYRANAC; this is encoded by the coding sequence ATGATGCAAGGTGCGAAAGCCGGGAATAAAACGGCGCAGCAGTTTCGTGACGCCGCCCTGCCCTGGCTCGACGATGCCTATGCGTTCGCCCAGGTCCTGATGCGTACCGAGGCGGACGCCGAACAGGCCGTGCAGGACTGCTATCTGCGCGCACTGCGCCAGTTCGACGGCTTTCGCGGCACCGCCATCAGGCCCTGGCTGCTCGCGATCCTCAAAACCGTCTGTCAGGAAAAACGTGGCGAAAAACTCGGCGGCCGCGTAGCGGCGGATGATGCCGGCAACAAAGACAAGTCCGGCCGACGCGTCACGCCGACAATCCGGCAACTCATCGGCGAGCTACCCGCGCCGCTCGGGGAGGTCATCGCGCTGCGCGAAATGATCGATCTCTCCTACAAGGAGATCGCCGAGGTCACCGGCGTTCCCGTCACCACCGTGATGTCGCGGATCGCGGAGGCCCGCGGCCTGCTGCTCGCGGCGCGGCGCGCAGCAGCCAGGGCGGCGCCGGAGGCGAGCCCTGCAAGTGGCACGTCGAAACCCACGATCTACCGCGCGAACGCCTGTTGA